The Dendropsophus ebraccatus isolate aDenEbr1 chromosome 2, aDenEbr1.pat, whole genome shotgun sequence DNA segment CTGGTTGTATTCTGCATTACCTGATAAATACAAGAGATGGATTATTATACAGAGGATGACGAGGAGTTTCTCTTTGATACAAATTCGATACATTATCATGTTAGAAAAACCATCAACAGGCTGCAATCCCTATTACAGCCACTAGGTGACCACATATAGAGAGAAAGAGCATAAGCAACACCCGAAAGAGTAACCCAGAATTGAGGTGGCTGCTATGTGCCGTCCTGTCCTGGGAAAAAGGTGAGGATGGACACTATGTGGATATGGATACGGAGGGCACTATGTGGACAATATGGACATGGATAGGGATGGACACGATGTGGACTATGAGGACATGGACACGGAGGACACTATGTTGAGGGCACTATGATGTGCACTTGGCTCAGCACAAGTAGGTTGAGTGTCATCCATGAGCCACTTGCAATCACTGACTATGCACACAAGAGAAGTATTGTTCATATGCATGGTCCGTGGAAATACAGGGTCAAGTGCCTGGGCCCATAGAGCACACTGGGTCTATATTGCCCACAGTTGCGGATCTGCATATGTACATAGTATATGGTGTATTTTGTATGGTCGTAACTTCACCGACTTATGTTTCGAAAGGGAAGGCCATTTTTGGTGGGAACCCTTTTGGCAGAAGACTAAGACCAAcctataataatactaatataacaATCCAGTATGTGTATAATAAAGGTAACCTGGAGAATCCATTACCTGATTGATAACACTCATCTCCATCCTGTGCCGGACGCTGTATCGGATTGGAATAACAAGAGTATAAATTGCATGGAGGAAAGCATAGGACAAAGCCACCAGCCCCAGCTGCTTCCTGCACAGCATCCAGCGGTCCAACCAGTCCGGGAACCGTCTGTACTTTGTGCCTCTATAGAGCTGAATGATGGCGGCAAATACCCCGGGAAGGTAACACAAAGCCAACAACATCAGGGAGACGATGGGGAAGACCTTGTTGGGAATGGTGATCATCAGATAATACGAGACGTCCACCTGTTTTTGGGCGTTGTAGATGACCATACTGATGAGACAATACAGGAAGACCAGCACAGTCAGTCCTGCACAGGTGTAAATGGGGAGTCTCCACATCGGGAAGAGCTGCAGCGGATAGTCCTCTATCTCCTTGGCCATTACTAGAGATCCTTTGTCTTGTGGCGTCAACCCGATGGCACGAATGACGTCCATTATCTGTTGTTTGGCCTTACTGTCATCCGAACATACAAAGACCTGGAGTGGAAATGATAGAAGTTATAAATGTGCCGCAAGGTTTCCATTTATTCATCATTTTcctatcattaaaggagaagtctggcaaaaaaattttattacagtgttgtattgcccctcaaaaattatacaaatcctcaGTATACAAttattatgagaaatgcttataaagtgctttcttccctgcacttactactgcatcaaggcttcacttcctggataacatggggatgtcacttcctggataacatggtgatgtcactttctgtataacatggtgatgtcacttcttggataacatggtgaagtcacttcctgaataacatggtgatgtcacttcctggataacatggcgatgtcacttcctggataacatggtgatatcacttcctggataacatggtgatgtcactttctgtataacatggtgatgtaacttcttggataacatggtgatgtcacttcctgaataacatggtgatgtcacttcctggataacatggtgatgtcacttcctggataacatggtgatatcacttcctggataacatggtgatgtcactttctgtataacatggtgatgtaacttcttggataacatggtgatgtcacttcctgaataacatggtgatgtcacttcctggataacatggtgatgtcacttcctggataacatggtgatgtcacgccccgacttccagagctgtgtgggctctccagcagccacagcccgcacagctctgggagtcagggcgtgacatcaccatgttatccaggaagtgacatcaccatgttatccaggaagtgacatcaccatcttatccaggaagtaaagccttgatgcagtagtaagtgcagggaagaaagtactttaaaagcatttcccataataagtgtatattggggatttgtataacttttggggggcaatacaataatttaatgaaaatttctgccagacttctccaggctcagactttttttttcacaagagCCGGGGAAGAGGTGACTGATCATAACAacctgcacctacctccccggctcccctGTCCTCTACTCTGGTTCCCGGATCCCGTCCGCTTCCTGATCCTGATGAGTTGCGACCTGGGTTGTGGCGTGTGACCACCCAGGAAGTGGCGGAGGGAACAGAGTGGAGGACAGTGCTGGAGCCGGAGAGGTTGCTGCAGGTTGTTATGATTAGCCACCTCCTTCCcgttttttttgaaaaaacagtccaaggccggagttctcctttaacatgtcTTCTGATCCTGTGATTTCCATTCCGACTTTTCCTTTTGTTGCACGTGTTGAGCAGACTTGTGGAATCCGTCCAGGCTCGGCAACTTCTCTGAACTTgggcgctctgcatttgattcctggagatgttggatgcagccctagcgagtcctggatagtgatgagcgaatactgttcgatcgaatagatatttgtttgaatagtgagatattcgatattcgtacgaatatcccgcgaatattcgaaaaatattcgataagcgttcaaatccctccagcttccggtttcaccctccaaatggtcaaatagatgtttttcactaatcgaatacttgttcccatagaatttaatgggatcgaatattcgatcgaatattcaaatattcgcgggatattcgtacgaatatcgaatattcgaatatctcactattcgctcatcactagtcctggAACACATAGATCCAGTCATAGGACATAGGCTGCATCCACCAGGacgccctagggcggcatccaacttctacagacgcccagaatcaaatgcagagcgttcaggtctAGAAAAGTTGCAGAACGGTTTCCTCAAGTTGGCTTAACATTAGTTGTTGCAATTTCAGTTTTGATGAGTACAATTCAGTTACTCAGACCTCTCCTTACTGTAGCTGTTTCTTTTCTATCTGGGAAGAAGAGCAATCACTTGGCTGGATTCACACCTGCAGATTTTGGCGCAGATTTTGGATGCAATTTTAGTCCAACTGCGTCCAATAGGAAAAGAATGTGCAAGGGAAATACAGcttgtctcttctgtatacactTGTACAAAAACTGCCGCAATTCTGGACAAATATTGGACATGTATCCTCTATTCCCAGTATTCCTGGTAAGACCTTAGGCCTCATTTCTCATAggatttagttttttgtttttttttaaaaaaatgtttttagtgCATTTTTTACGTTGGCTTTTGAACTGAATATAaatattgtggtaaatacttgaaatcaaagtattttaggagtgatacctttattggccaacaaaaaattgttagagctgtgagattccgggattcacaagatcccttcgtcagacaagttcacaaatgacttacagaaacagcacaacattttagggatgggggaggggggggggtatatacatcacatagataagccagggcaataaaaaggacttgtggtaaattaaagcttatttggaagtccaagattgttggccagttcagtcttatctgtggagtgtgtccatgtagtgggtcataaatccaggtttagtccatgtgttaatgactggaaggCTTTTATCACtgtgaattcccacactttcctctctctgtcactctggaagtgatctttgaggaccataacccttaaatcggttattctatggtccagtcctgagaaatgttggcctacaggggtgatgagacttctttttattgtatgtctatgtaagttcattctagtttgtagtttctgttttgtttccccaatgtaaatccctgtggggcatcgtgtacactttatcatgtagaccacattggaggatggacatgagaaagcattggtgattgtgtagtcccgctgtgtgttggggatgcggattgtgtttgtttgtaatatgtggggacatgtgctgcattttctgttgttgcaggggaaggtgccagtctctggtgttgatgtcagagcgctttttacaaggaggtttcttaaattcgggggttgtttgaatgaaagaagaggtaattctgggaaaatctctttcagtctgttgtccctctggaatattggtTGTAGTTCAGCATCTTTTACATcttttttaggatcttcatattagggttataggtgaccaccaatggcacccggctgttctcctccttctgcttatatcccaggaggctttgtcttggaattcttttggctctgtggatctgttcatcaatggttattgggtggtagccttgttttaggaatgtctctcttaaagatgataggtgttgttcTCCATCTTTATCATCAGAACAAATCCTAATGTATCTGAGGGCTTGGCTATAGATGATGGACTTTTTTGTGTGGTTTGGATGAAAGCTGTTCCATTGTAGGTATGCTGGGTGGCCTTGTAGGTTTTTTGTAGATTGATGTTTGTATGGTGTTGTTCTCTATAGATATGGTCGTGTCCAGGAAATGGATTTTGGATTTGGAGTAGCTGAGTGTAAGTCTGATGGTGGGATGGAAATTATTGTGGAAGGTGAGCAGTTCCTCTTCCGATGCTGTCCAAATGATGAGTAAATCATCTATGTACCGGAAATATGCTAGAGGTTTGATCATACAAGTATTTAGGAACTCCTCCTCCAATTTGGCCATGAAGAGATTGGCATATTGAGGAGACATTTTGCTTCCCATAGCACTTCCCGTACATTGTAGATACATGTCTTCCCCAAAACAAAAATAGTTCTGGTTAAGCACAAACCTGATGAGTTGTGTTGTTGGTTCCATGGCTCTGTTGTGTTTCTGAAGGAAGTGTTGGCAGGCAGCAATGCCGTCCTCATGGGGGATGTTTGAATACAGAGATTCCACCTCCATGGTGGCCAATATTGTATCCTGTGGTAATGGGCCCAGGGCTGACAGTTTGTAGAGAATGTCGATGGTGTCCTGGACATAACTGAATATAAAGTAATTCATGGAGACAAACAACCCGCGAGATGCCACACCCAGAATAGCTGCGCTTTCTTGCTTCAAAAACTGCATGCTATGAATGCGGCCTTACAGCTCAGTGACCTCCGCACCCGCTCAGCACAGGACTGTGACTCTATAACCCGCAAGGATGTTTTtgcttatttagttttttttttttagcattcagGAAATGTTACTTTTGTAAATTCATTGTTAAGTTAATGTTTTTGTTGAGTCATGCGGAAACTATTACAAGCAACACGTCTGACACACGAGGAGGAAGGATTCTGGCGGAGATGACGAATTTACACTTACCTTGCTGTTATGGTGTTAATTTTGCGCTAACTTTTGACTTTTTCGTGTTAAAATTTTAATGGGTTTCGCCTTTGGTAAGAGCTTTATAGAATCGCGTGAAGtcaactttaaaaaaattaaaatattttggaaccTCTTGTAATAGAGGACTGCATTgacccttcttaaaggggtactccagagaaaagaaattgttttctaatcaactggatacaaatttgtaaattgcttctatttaataatTTCAAGtcgtctagtacttatcagctgctgtatgtcctgcaggaagtggaagtagaagtgtccagagcaggttttctatggggatttgctgcttctctggacagttcctgacatggacagaggtggcagcagagagcactgtgtcagactggagagaatacaccacttcctgcaggacatacagcagctgataagtactggaagactggagattttttaatagaagtaaattagagatCTCTggcagttttgggcaccagtcgatttgaaagaatatttttggtgaacaacccctttaaatgaggctccaggCACTATTGGTATAAGGCCTACCTGTCTGCTGGCATCCAGACTCCCAGACTGCAGGGCCCAGGCGGAGACGGTATTAAACGCTTTGACCACTGTGGCTTTGGGCACCATCTGGGCCAGGTACTCAGCATTGGAATCAGGGTATTGGTTCATGCTGAGATTATTGCTGACGTCCACCAGTATTTTACCCTCCagaacatcctccaggtccctTAGGAAGCCATAATGTTCCCTCTGTACGGCCACAATGATAACGGAGCATTTGTGTGCCGCCTCTATGTGTCCCAGCACCTCAGCCCCTCTGGGCAGCAAGCTGGCATCGCCCGGATTACGACTTCCAAATATCACCGGATATCCACATTGCATCAGCTTAGATCCAAGTGATCGGCCAAAATCCCCGGTCCCGAAAATCCCTATGCTGCCATGCTTCTCCATCATCCCCGGGCACAGCGGTATCATCACCTTGGTTCCCATTGTCTGAAAGAGAGACATTGATGAATAAAGTGGTATAAATGGGATAGTATATATTTACCAAGCCATATATTATACAAGCCACACCCCCTTCGACTAGGCCACACCCTGTTACCTCTAAACCACACCCCTTGCTTAGTGTGGAAGAACGACACATTGAATACAGGAATATAGTAGGACAGGTTGCCCAAAAGGGAGGCCCCAGGGAAACTCTGATGATGTCGCTGTCCATATATGGTAACAGTTATATCATCAGAGGATCACCAAGTTGGTGGCTCCATAGTGAGCCTTACTGTCCCCCTCCTGAGCTCCTTCCGCAGTGCTGCCCTATGGACCTGAGGAAGAAGGGAGCCCCTCTTCAAAACTCGTTGGTCCATTATTGACAAATAAAGAAACATTGTACTCTTTGACTATACGTGGTGTCCATACTCCATTTGGGCCGTGCTTTGTGGCGCCACATTGGGAATAGTGTcatccatgttaggaactgtccagagcagcagcaaatccccatagaaaacctctcctgctctggacagttcctgacatggacagaggtggcagcagagagcactgtgtcagactggagagaatacagcacttcctgtaggacatccagcagatgataagtacagtaagactggagattttttatatagaagtaatttacaaatctatataactttctgccactagttgatttaaaaacattttttgtggagtgcccctttaacactaCTCCCTAAAGCCCAATGGAAGTAAAGTATTGTTCCCAGCAAAGTACAATGAATTGTTACATGAAGTATATAGAACATTATACAACTTCAGCATTCAATAAAACACCGGAGAACCATCCTTTAATAGATCATTTAAAGGGGCTATTAAGGTAATGGAGAATCCACCGTGTTGTTTAACATCATAAAAATGATTTCTCCTTGGGAATCTCTTTGCGGCTGCGTTAGGAGTGAGAACACAACCTTAATAGCTGcaggtatactgtgtgtatactgtgacaGTCGTTTCACGATCATGCCCATCCACAGGCTCAATGGTACGTCATTACGTTCATACATTCTCTTTTTATACCCTAATGCATGGACATTGTAATACTAAACTGCCATCATGTTGCAACCTCTTAAAGTCACATTATATCCAAAAATATATACAATGTTAAAAACTCCCAAATATTAATACAACATGAAAAAAAgacaccaactatttactacaggtatacacgacCCGCGAACTATACAgcataggtatacaggaccttcactaactatacactgcaggtatacaggacttcccaaactatacagtacaggtatacagcccccccaactatacactactggtatacaggaccgccctcaactatacactacaggtacagccccccccaactacacactacaggtatacaggactcccccaactatacactataggtatacagccccccaccccccaactatgcactacatatatgcgggacccctaaaaactatacactgtaggtatacagagcccctccaactatgcactacaggtatacactaattccactgatgaaacaatacctttagattggcctcctgggcaccttagaacaaatctaattaacacactgacactttatacccgggcagcgccaggtacattttctagttgtatatattttttgataTAATGTCACTTTAAGAGATCGCAACATAATGGTAGTTTAGTATTACAACGTTCATGCCTTCTTATACCTTTTTAAAATATAGTtcttcttttaattttttaaatttggcgCTAATTCATTTTTACAAAATATTGGGCCAAGACAACATAACAATAGACATTACGCCTGTTTTAGTTTctcactatttatttattttttactcatTTTTAAACGTAAAACATCAAAAAAAGTCGATTATTATAGACTTTTTTATACGATGTAACATTTTTCATACTTTTTCACAAGTTTTAAGAAAGTAAATGTTTACTTTTCAATCAGAATTTTAATATGCTGTAACaaaactggatacaattgtagcaGATTTCCATCAATCCCCTGAAGTGTCCATTTAGTGACATGAATCAGAGATTTCACCTAAAATACTCAAAATGAATCAAaaatatatacacaggacattccGCAACTCTACAAACAGATACaagtatatacaagtataaatATTGATTGTTTGTGGAACTTATTAAACATTATTACTCTAAACAAATAGGATACATATATTATAAACCCTTATACCCCAATCCTGCCCCTTACCCCATAAATACCCTGCTCCCCAcatgacccccctctcccccacaccccatctattatactctgttgctttggcaatgctaaatgtttattttggacctgTCAATAAagctttttgaattgaattgaatgTAAATATCCAGAACTTATGGAGTGTGACACAGAGAGAACATCACAAATACTATaagaaggtgtagcagagctgaattagtTAACTCAAACTAAGAATAATGCATCAGGATTAccggcagtcctatgtaaaaggtCTGACGCTCCGCTATGTGCTAATCCATAAGCCCCATGCAATGTTAGTTATGAGCGTAATACTCACCGCATGTCCCAACTGGGAATCCACAGAATGTTATGTTCCCTTTCCTCTGTATCTGGACACCCCACCCTCTGAGCACTAGTGTCTGGCAGCTGCTGAGCACACGTAAAGCCAgccccacagagagagagagagagagagagagagagaaaaagttaTTTTCCTATTGAATAATTCTTAGGGAAAAATGAGATTTCCCAGCACTACTAAATCCCCAAGCCAAAGTCTTGATCCAAATAAGAAGAAGCAATACAGGAATAGAAAaccgcagaggaggaggaggagggggtgaacTTGTCGCCAGAACCCCCTTCTGTATTTGATATTCTGTCCCTTCTTGTCCCTTCAGCTATTTTGGATATTTTATGCACCAAGCATCATAAATTAAATCTTTTTAATACAGGACGACAATATCCTGTTGGCTTTAGCGGCAGCTTACTGGCATTTCTTTAGTTTATTTAGCACATGGTACTGACCTCTACATTCATTCTATAGAATAAGATATACACAGGTGTTATGCAGATGGCACTAATGTTACACTTGTATCCATAGGAATAGACACTCATTGATGCTATTGTCCTGTTTTCATTACTTCTGTAATATGGCGATTTCCCCAGAGTCCcgaatagataatagatattgcAGATTGCATTAATAATGGGCCGTGTAAGCTACAACTTGCAATTAAAGTGACATTCCCATCCATGGTATATGCCATAAGTGCTTGATACCTCTAAGACCTTCATATATTGGTAGAATAAGATGGGGGTCCTTGGATCAGTTTGGCACTTTCCAAAATTGCCATAGATG contains these protein-coding regions:
- the LOC138784032 gene encoding metalloreductase STEAP4-like isoform X2; translated protein: MTVIYAVTMGTKVMIPLCPGMMEKHGSIGIFGTGDFGRSLGSKLMQCGYPVIFGSRNPGDASLLPRGAEVLGHIEAAHKCSVIIVAVQREHYGFLRDLEDVLEGKILVDVSNNLSMNQYPDSNAEYLAQMVPKATVVKAFNTVSAWALQSGSLDASRQVFVCSDDSKAKQQIMDVIRAIGLTPQDKGSLVMAKEIEDYPLQLFPMWRLPIYTCAGLTVLVFLYCLISMVIYNAQKQVDVSYYLMITIPNKVFPIVSLMLLALCYLPGVFAAIIQLYRGTKYRRFPDWLDRWMLCRKQLGLVALSYAFLHAIYTLVIPIRYSVRHRMEMSVINQVMQNTTRVLEKPLTWRSDTYLALGILGFFFYVVLGITSLPSVSNAVNWREFRFVQSKLGYLTLVLCTGHAMFFGWNRFLLPSRFNWYMPPAYTLSLVIPCVVLILKLVLIIPCIDTRITKIRQGWERSPSNKSEAKLKTYSVPL
- the LOC138784032 gene encoding metalloreductase STEAP4-like isoform X3, giving the protein MGTKVMIPLCPGMMEKHGSIGIFGTGDFGRSLGSKLMQCGYPVIFGSRNPGDASLLPRGAEVLGHIEAAHKCSVIIVAVQREHYGFLRDLEDVLEGKILVDVSNNLSMNQYPDSNAEYLAQMVPKATVVKAFNTVSAWALQSGSLDASRQVFVCSDDSKAKQQIMDVIRAIGLTPQDKGSLVMAKEIEDYPLQLFPMWRLPIYTCAGLTVLVFLYCLISMVIYNAQKQVDVSYYLMITIPNKVFPIVSLMLLALCYLPGVFAAIIQLYRGTKYRRFPDWLDRWMLCRKQLGLVALSYAFLHAIYTLVIPIRYSVRHRMEMSVINQVMQNTTRVLEKPLTWRSDTYLALGILGFFFYVVLGITSLPSVSNAVNWREFRFVQSKLGYLTLVLCTGHAMFFGWNRFLLPSRFNWYMPPAYTLSLVIPCVVLILKLVLIIPCIDTRITKIRQGWERSPSNKSEAKLKTYSVPL
- the LOC138784032 gene encoding metalloreductase STEAP4-like isoform X4, with the translated sequence MTVIYAVTMGTKVMIPLCPGMMEKHGSIGIFGTGDFGRSLGSKLMQCGYPVIFGSRNPGDASLLPRGAEVLGHIEAAHKCSVIIVAVQREHYGFLRDLEDVLEGKILVDVSNNLSMNQYPDSNAEYLAQMVPKATVVKAFNTVSAWALQSGSLDASRQVMQNTTRVLEKPLTWRSDTYLALGILGFFFYVVLGITSLPSVSNAVNWREFRFVQSKLGYLTLVLCTGHAMFFGWNRFLLPSRFNWYMPPAYTLSLVIPCVVLILKLVLIIPCIDTRITKIRQGWERSPSNKSEAKLKTYSVPL